Within Sorghum bicolor cultivar BTx623 chromosome 2, Sorghum_bicolor_NCBIv3, whole genome shotgun sequence, the genomic segment ataattagtttttgttttcgtctatatttaatgcttcatgcatgtgccgcaagattcgatgtgatagggaatcttgaaaactttttggatttcagggtgaactaaacaaggcctcaacgtCGTTTCTGGATGCATACAGCGGCAAATTTCCAGTTGTAATGGACTGGAGGATTGGATCGTCCACATGCGAGGATGCTATTAAGAACCACAGttcatcatatgcatgtgttagCGACAAGAGTCAATGTGTCAACAGCACCAATGGGCCAGGCTACCGCTGCAAGTGCTCGGATGGGTATCAAGGCAATCCGTACGTCAGCGAAGGATGCACAGGTTCATTTTTTATCTCtgaaattaaggccttgtttacttcttcccaaaaacctaaaatttttttaagattctccgtcacatcgaatctttagacgtatgcatgaagtattaaatatagataaaaataaagactaattacacagtttggtcaaaattgataagacgaatcttttaagcctagttagtacatggttggacaataattaccacaaacgaacgaaaaagctacagtgtaacGAAATGTTTTGGTTGATGAACTTAACACGGCCTAACATAAAAATTTTGATGCAACGATTCTGATTAAGaggtgtatatatatagttgtaaagtgttgttattctctttCAGATATTGATGAGTGCCTTTATGATAATGCGAACAATTGCACGGCCAGAGGGGCCATGATTTGCGAGAATACACAGGGAAGCTATAGATGTTTATGTCCACAGGGAAAAACAATGGCGAATGGCAAGTGCATGGCAAGGTCCTTATCTCCAGGTCAGCCATATGCTTTAGACTGTGTTAACTAGCTGCACAAGCTAGCACAGCTACTGCAACCCGCAAGGAACTGGTAACAACATTGTTTGCTTCTGTATTTTGATTTCAGGTATAAGCATCGCGATAGGTGTTGGTAGTGGCACAGTCCTTCTGCTCCTGGTTCTCTTTGGGATCATCATTACCCGAAAACATAAACAATTGAAGACTAAAAGATTGAAACAAAAGTTCTTCAAGCAAAACCGTGGACAGCTATTGCAGCAGTTGGTTGGTCAAAGGGCGGACATTGCGGAAAGGATGATCATACCTTTGGAGGAGCTTGAGAAGGCGACAAACAAGTTTGATAAAGCTCGTAAGCTCGGTGATGGCGGGCACGGTACTGTGTACAAAGGCATCCTATCGGACCTCCATGTCGTTGCTATCAAGAAGTCAAAGATTGCAGTTCAAAGAGAGATCGATGAGTTCATCAACGAGGTTGCCATCTTGTCACAAATAAGCCACATAAATGTTGTGAAGCTCTTTGGGTGTTGTCTAGAGACAGAGGTGCCTTTGCTTGTCTATGAGTTTGTTTCCAATCGTACCCTGTACCACCACCTTCATGTCACGGAACCAAAATCATTGGCATGGAACGATAGGTTGAGGATCGCGACAGAGATAGCCAAAGCTATTGCCTATCTTCATTCGGCTGTTTCAATCCCTATAATCCATAGAGATATCAAGTCCACAAATATACTTCTCGATGATACTCTAACATCAAAGGTATCAGATTTTGGAGCTTCAAGACACATTCCATTTGATCGGACAGGAATAACAACCAAGGTGCAAGGAACAATAGGATACATGGATCCTACATACTACTACACGAGACGGCTCACTGATAAGAGTGATGTTTACAGCTTTGGAGTTGTTCTAATTGAATTGCTTACTAGGAAGAAGCCATTTTCATATGTGTCCTCAGAGGAAGAAGGCCTTATTGCACATTTCATTGACCGACTTGAATCAGGTAGACTGACTGAAATATTAGATTGGCAAGTAATCAAGGAGGGAGGGAAACAGGTTGAACAAGTTGCTATATTAGCCGCGACATGTGTGAAAATGAATCCAGACCAGCGAccaaccatgagacaagtggagatggcactcgaatccattcaatcaATGGAGCAAGTTTTGGACAATGTTGCAGGGGAGAAATTGGTGGCTAGTATTAGAAGATCTCACCTTGAAAGAAGAAGCGTTCAGGACATGACTAGGCAGTATAGCTTGGAAGAAGAGTACTTACTGTCCTCAAGGTACCCTCGGTAGTCGGTAGTTTTGCAATAAGGTCATGGAAAGGAGAAAGACATGCAGCTCTATAGAGCACAAAACAAATTATTTCCTATCAAGACAGGAAGTAATTCATAGCTTGTACCAGTATCGCACTTGCATTTTCTATTTACCCCTCACCATAAAACTGATGTGAGATGCAGTCCATCAGCCTCTCGTGGCGATCCATTATATCACCATGGCTCAGACAAATCTAACTAAGCTGTTCTGAAGAATTCagcaaccatatatatataagtaaaaGATTTGATTTGTCCTATGAAACCGACGTTCAACTCATACATGCATGTAGCATCAAGTTTTCTGCTTGGCTGAACAGTGACCGAAGGTTTGTTTCTTCATGGACCTTCCCAGTTCCCATCGTGTTCATTCATCTGAAATGCAGCATGCGCGTTGCACACCGTCCACCGGTCTGGCCATATGGGTAGTGCCGCGCGTGCCCCCCTGGCCGACCTCACCAGCGGCGGCGGATCGTCAGCACACGCGCAGGTCGCAGCCTGTTTAGCCCAATGGTGAAGCTAGAATTTGAATCTTTTGTATTCCTTTGCTGGTGTCTGGTGGGCCGTCGCACAGTGTTGCCTCTAATTTCATGACCAAGGTGCGCCCTCGCCGGTCGCCATGTAGGCGTAGCGTAGAATTGACACTTATTGTTTAGGTCATTTTTCATGTTTACCATCAACAGCGTGCTCCGTTGGGACGGCCATCAATCCACCATGACCGAGGCTCTCATACCTTCACTGTAACCGCCATGCTACcacattagggcactcacaatgcaagactctatcatagagtccaagacaattcattatatattatttatggtattttgctgatgtggcagcatatttattgtagaaagaggtagaaaaaataagactccaagtcttatttagactctaagtctacattgttcgaggtaataaataactttaaacactatgatagagtctgcattgtgagtgcccttagcagCCATAACCACCACTATGACACCAACTCCCTACTCCACTCGAATGGGAAGGGTACGACACCCATTCTAGGAAGGTACGAGATGAACAGGGACTAGTACGACTCTGAAATGTGGCACCAGGAAGCGAAAAAGACTACATGACCTCGCCCGAGACCTCCAACTACGCCTGAGCCTCCTATTTGTCCCGAATTTAAAGGAAGAAGGTGTACCCTAAAGACTACTTTTTCCATTTAACTGTTCTCAGCACATATAAAAGGGACATGGGAGATCTCATGAAGGCGACATCGGGGATACACGAACACAACATTCGTCGTTACATCATCTAGTGATACACTCACTGCCACGCACAAGACTTGGGAACCCTTTCCCTCTCTCGAACAACTTGTAACCCCTACTGCAAGCCCACTGGCCAAGAGCAAACGAGTCGTGCTTAGCACTAGAAGTATGGACCTGCCCAAGGGCTCAAACTAGTATAAACCTTTTGTCATCTTATCCATCATCCAGGCCTCAGACGCGCAAAGCACAAATTTACTCGTCGGTTAGGCTCTCGGCCAAATTACCCGTCGACAATATCCATGGTCCATACTCCATACCATACATAATACACTCATAATCTATTACTAATCATGCATACATCCATTCAAAACAAAATAATAGAGTCATAACAATCCCAAGTTTATCTAATAATCAACCAATTGTGAAGTGCTCATGGCCAGCAACATTGGCTCGTTATGCTCGCGAGCTAGCTCGAGCAAGCCAGTGAGCCGGCTCGATAACGACATGAGCTAAAATGCTAGATTAGCTCGTTCAAAAATATAAGTGAGCTGAGCCAAACCACTAATTAGCTGAGTCGAGTGAGCTACCGAGCTGTGAGCTTTTCGTTCAGCCCTAATATATCCCATGCACATTACTAAAAACATGTGCGGTAACATGCTAAGCACCTAGATGAACACCATGAGGGACAACAAAGGATTCACTTGCAATTTGCCTGAACATGCGACACTTGGGAGGACTCATGAAGGAGTTACATGTTATCCAATGTGTGAGTTGTagcctgtgggggtataaacccctatacccttacggccagacttaggccaggaggcttggcccattacgagacaagttcgaggcttgatccggcagctcggagtttcgcgcaaggaaacaagacgtggagatcaagcaggattctagtcggttagaataggaattgatatcgaactatctatggcaattgtaaccgactaggattagcttctagatctgtaaccctgccctccggactatataaggagaggcaagggacccccctaggacatcatattctctcaacacaaatcaatacaaccagacgcaggacgtaggtattacgccaactcggcggctgaacctggataaaaagcttgtccgtgtcttgcgtcaccatcgagttcgtagtttgcgcaccgtctaccgataaactactaccgtgggtataccccaaggtagactgccgactagctttcgtcgatagtggcgcgccaggtaggggttgtgcgtacaacttctccggtgaacaagatggtcattgttccagcttccgcgaccgtgcctgaaggcctcacgctcaccgtcggccagatcacgtggacgatgcacggcggcggtctcgtgaccacggtttcggaaggaacccagatccaatctgggatgacggCGGCGTCGGTTCCGACCACACGGATGctggcaccgagcacccgaccaccgctcccgcgctacaagggaaagaagatcgacggcTTGGATCTTCTCCGagcacttgatcgcgctgattccaagcttctcgaagcttcccagctagtagatgggatcttacGTCGACCTGACCAAGCCGcaccaacggattttttcaactcctaccggccaactcgtgtcatcacacacgaacagctggggaCGACTCTTACGATAACCTCCATCCCCTTAGGACGGTCCGTCAAGATCAAGGCTGATCCGGAGGAAGGGTATCTTTGcagtctgaacaactcggcctctctctactcacggcacgtccaatcccttttcaacgagGCGGGTTGGCTGCCAAAGTGGAACGGTCGACTAGCTCATCACTACGTCAACGTGGTGAcggtccgagaactacgggacggccaggcttccagcacaaattcgagcatTGGTTCCG encodes:
- the LOC8084308 gene encoding wall-associated receptor kinase 3 gives rise to the protein MICENTQGSYRCLCPQGKTMANGKCMARSLSPGISIAIGVGSGTVLLLLVLFGIIITRKHKQLKTKRLKQKFFKQNRGQLLQQLVGQRADIAERMIIPLEELEKATNKFDKARKLGDGGHGTVYKGILSDLHVVAIKKSKIAVQREIDEFINEVAILSQISHINVVKLFGCCLETEVPLLVYEFVSNRTLYHHLHVTEPKSLAWNDRLRIATEIAKAIAYLHSAVSIPIIHRDIKSTNILLDDTLTSKVSDFGASRHIPFDRTGITTKVQGTIGYMDPTYYYTRRLTDKSDVYSFGVVLIELLTRKKPFSYVSSEEEGLIAHFIDRLESGRLTEILDWQVIKEGGKQVEQVAILAATCVKMNPDQRPTMRQVEMALESIQSMEQVLDNVAGEKLVASIRRSHLERRSVQDMTRQYSLEEEYLLSSRYPR